A DNA window from Chiroxiphia lanceolata isolate bChiLan1 chromosome 6, bChiLan1.pri, whole genome shotgun sequence contains the following coding sequences:
- the ATG13 gene encoding autophagy-related protein 13 isoform X6, translating to MDTDLSSQDRKDLDKFIKFFALKTVQVIVQARLGEKICTRSSSSPTGSDWFNLAIKDIPEVTHEAKKALAGQLPAVGRSMCVEISLKTSEGDSMELEIWCLEMNEKCDKEIKVSYTVYNRLSLLLKSLLAITRVTPAYRLSRKQGHEYVILYRIYFGEVQLSGLGEGFQTVRVGTVGTPVGTITLSCAYRINLAFMSTRAGEDNGAVYPSVEDSQEVCTTSFSTSPPSQLSSSRLSYQPAALGVGSADMGYPVLFAGGLHAAHPHQLIGPGKEGGVPPIPSQPAHGTQADQERMCTPLDGVHYSAATPSSSEDTETVSNSSEGKCGSPHDLLETIFVRKVGAFVNKPINQVTMANLDIPFAMFAPKNVELEDNDPMVNPPDSPETESPLQGSLHSEGSSGSSTGNTHDDFVMIDFKPAFSKDDILPMDLGTFYREFQNPPQLSSLSIDIGAQSMAEDLDSLPEKLAVHEKNVKEFDAFVETLQ from the exons ATGGACACTGATCTCAGTTCCCAGGACAGGAAGGACCTGGACAAGTTCATcaaattttttgctttaaag ACGGTACAAGTAATTGTCCAGGCCCGACTTGGAGAGAAAATCTGTACCCGATCATCATCCTCCCCAACAGGTTCTGACTGG TTCAATTTGGCAATCAAAGATATACCAGAGGTTACTCATGAAGCAAAGAAAGCCCTGGCAGGACAGCTACCTGCTGTTGGACGGTCTATGTGCGTGGAGATTTCTCTCAAAACCTCAGAG GGGGACTCCATGGAGCTGGAAATTTGGTGTctagaaatgaatgaaaa GTGTGACAAAGAAATCAAAGTTTCATACACTGTATACAACAGGCTGTCTCTGTTGCTGAAGTCTTTGCTTGCTATAACCAGGGTAACTCCAGCCTACAGACTTTCAAGGAAACAAGGCCATGAATATGTAATATTGTACAG gATATATTTTGGTGAAGTGCAACTGAGTGGCTTGGGAGAAG GTTTCCAGACAGTCCGTGTTGGGACAGTGGGTACCCCAGTGGGCACTATCACTTTGTCTTGTGCCTACAGAATCAACCTTGCTTTCATGTCAACCAG AGCTGGTGAGGACAATGGTGCAGTATACCCCTCAGTAGAAGATTCCCAAGAAGTGTGTACCACATCTTTTTCCACCTCTCCTCCATCTCAG CTTTCCAGCTCTCGTCTTTCCTATCagcctgctgccctgggagttGGATCAGCTGACATGGGGTATCCTGTACTCTTTGCTGGTGGCTTGCATGCTGCACACCCTCACCAG TTGATTGGTCCAGGCAAAGAGGGGGGAGTTCCCCCAATTCCTAGCCAGCCAGCACATGGCACTCAAGCTGACCAAGAGAGGATGTGCACCCCACTGGATGGAGTCCACTACTCAGCAGCTACTCCTTCTAGTAG TGAGGACACAGAAACAGTATCAAACAGCAGTGAAGGAAAGTGTGGCTCCCCACATGACCTTTTGGAAACCATCTTTGTCCGGAAGGTGGGAGCTTTTGTCAACAAACCCATTAACCAG GTGACCATGGCCAACTTAGACATTCCTTTTGCCATGTTTGCTCCCAAGAATGTTGAGCTGGAAGATAACGACCCCATG GTCAATCCTCCTGACTCCCCAGAAACTGAATCTCCTCTACAAGGCAGCTTACACTCAGAGGGctccagtggcagcagcacagggaacaccCATGATGACTTTGTTATGATCGACTTT AAACCAGCATTTTCAAAAGATGACATTCTTCCAATGGACCTGGGGACGTTTTACCGTGAGTTTCAGAACCCCCCTCAACTCAGCAGCCTCTCCATTGACATTGGAGCGCAATCCATGGCAGAGGATTTG